The proteins below are encoded in one region of Pseudophryne corroboree isolate aPseCor3 chromosome 8, aPseCor3.hap2, whole genome shotgun sequence:
- the LOC134949903 gene encoding interferon lambda-2-like, whose product MDVRLVAVIVLAVAVSGSPHGSHCHVSRYLSVSPTDITALRQLQDSVSKDMSSNATRCYRRMMKHKPSVCDLEPSDRLILTLERVSLAADVLTSMSSSALSDAVSQSLMAFLTLRDDLMICKESPEYREAASQRLRPWLHHLQRFKETASPECVQDAVLLGLISLRVEDVSCWAVRNLSGET is encoded by the exons ATGGACGTCAGACTGGTGGCCGTCATCGTACTAGCTGTGGCAGTGAGTGGATCTCCACATGGAAGTCACTGCCACGTGTCCCGATATTTATCTGTGTCTCCCACTGATATCACAGCGCTGAGACAGCTGCAAGATTCTGTAAGT AAGGACATGTCCAGCAATGCAACAAGATGTTACAGGAGAATGATGAAACACAAGCCGTCTGTATGTGACCTAGAG CCCAGTGACCGCCTGATCCTGACCTTGGAGCGAGTGTCACTAGCTGCTGATGTACTGACCAGTATGTCCTCATCTGCTCTGTCTGACGCTGTATCACAGTCTCTTATGGCTTTCCTCACACTGAGAGATGACCTGATGATCTGT AAGGAGTCACCAGAATACAGAGAAGCTGCCTCccagcggctgaggccctggctgcaCCATCTCCAACGCTTTAAGGAAACA GCATCTCCAGAATGTGTCCAGGACGCTGTGTTACTCGGCCTCATCTCACTAAGGGTAGAAGATGTGAGCTGTTGGGCTGTAAGAAATCTGTCCGGTGAGACCTAG
- the LOC134949904 gene encoding interferon lambda-3-like, whose translation MDVRLVAIIVLAVAVSGSPHGSHCHVSRYLSVSPTDVTALRQLQGVSEKDMSSNATRCYRRMMKHKPSVCDLEPSDRLILTLERVSLAADVLTSMSSSALSDAVSQSLMAFLTLRDDLMICRDSPEYREPASQRLRPWLHHLPRFKETASLECVRDAVLLGLISLRVEDVSCWAVRNLSGET comes from the exons ATGGACGTCAGACTGGTGGCCATCATCGTACTAGCTGTGGCAGTGAGTGGATCTCCACATGGAAGTCACTGCCACGTGTCCCGATATTTATCCGTGTCTCCCACTGATGTCACAGCGCTGAGACAGCTGCAAGGTGTATCT GAGAAGGACATGTCCAGCAATGCAACAAGATGTTACAGGAGAATGATGAAACACAAGCCATCTGTATGTGACCTAGAG CCCAGTGACCGCCTGATCCTGACCTTGGAGCGAGTATCACTAGCGGCTGATGTACTGACTAGTATGTCCTCATCTGCTCTGTCTGACGCTGTGTCACAGTCACTTATGGCTTTCCTCACACTGAGAGATGACCTGATGATCTGT AGGGACTCACCAGAATACAGAGAACCTGCCTCccagcggctgaggccctggctgcaCCATCTCCCACGCTTTAAGGAAACA GCATCTCTAGAATGTGTCCGGGACGCTGTGTTACTCGGCCTCATCTCACTAAGGGTAGAAGATGTGAGCTGTTGGGCTGTAAGAAATCTGTCCGGTGAGACCTAG
- the LOC134949417 gene encoding interferon lambda-3-like, with amino-acid sequence MNVRLVAVIVLAVAVSGSPHGSHCHVSRYLSVSPTDVTALRQLQGVSEKDMSSNATRCYRRMMKHKPSVCDLEPSDRLILTLERVSLAADVLTSMSSSALSDAVSQSLMAFLTLRDDLMICRESPEYREPASQRLRPWLHHLQRFKETASPECVRDAVLLGLISLRVEDVSCWAVRNLSGET; translated from the exons ATGAACGTCAGACTGGTGGCCGTCATCGTACTAGCTGTGGCAGTGAGTGGATCTCCACATGGAAGTCACTGCCACGTGTCCCGATATTTATCCGTGTCTCCCACTGATGTCACAGCGCTGAGACAGCTGCAAGGTGTATCT gAGAAGGACATGTCCAGCAATGCAACAAGATGTTACAGGAGAATGATGAAACACAAGCCGTCTGTATGTGACCTAGAG CCCAGTGACCGCCTGATCCTGACCTTGGAGCGAGTATCACTAGCTGCTGATGTACTGACCAGTATGTCCTCATCTGCTCTGTCTGACGCTGTATCACAGTCACTTATGGCTTTCCTCACACTGAGAGATGACCTGATGATCTGT AGGGAGTCACCAGAATACAGAGAACCTGCCTCccagcggctgaggccctggctgcaCCATCTCCAACGCTTTAAGGAAACA GCATCTCCAGAATGTGTCCGGGACGCTGTGTTACTCGGCCTCATCTCACTAAGGGTAGAAGATGTGAGCTGTTGGGCTGTAAGAAATCTGTCCGGTGAGACCTAG